Genomic DNA from Bacterioplanes sanyensis:
ATAAATCGATAAAAAAACAGCGCCACATTACCACAACTGCAACAGTGTATGTCGCTGAGCATCGCACTGTGGGCGGACATTTAGGCTAGAGTAGGCGCATTTCAGTCAACGAGAACACAGTGTGCGGCAGGCAATTCTAGAGCAGCCCGTAGGGCCAGTGCTGTATCAGCTAACACGGCCGATGGTGATCGGCATCTTGGCGGTCTTTTTCTTTAACTTGGTCGATACCTGGTTTATCAGTTTGCTCGGTACCGACAGTTTGGCCGCCGTCGGTTTTGCCTTGCCGGTTACCTTGCTGGTGATGAATCTGGCCATTGGTCTTGGCATAGCAGCATCGGCCTTGATTGCCAAAGCGGTGGGAGCAGATGATCAACGCTCAGCGCAGCAGGCGACCAGTGCCGCGTTGCTGTTGGGGTTACTGCTGGGCATTGTCATCGCCGTGCTCGGTATGCTGGTCAATGACGCTCTGTTTTTGCGCTTAGGCGCGAGCGAAGCGTTGCTGCCCGAGATCTGGAGCTATATGCAGTTTTGGTGGCCCGGCGCTGTGCTGATGCTGTTGATGATGATTCAAAACAGCGCGTTGCGCGCCACCGGCGATACGCGCCTGCCATCGCGCATGATGCTGGCGGCAGCACTGTTAAATGCGGTGCTAGACCCGCTGCTGATTTTTGGTCTTGGGCCCGTGCCTGCGCTGGGTGTTGGCGGTGCTGCATTGGCCAGCGCTTTGTGTTGGCTGATGGTGATCGGCGTTATCTTTTACCGCCAGCGCCGTCAGGGATTGCTTGGTTTGCACGGCCTGCCGCTACAGGGCATACTGGCGCTGTGGCGTCGGCTGATGGTGCTTGGTATTCCGGCGATGATTACCAATATGATGGTGCCTGTGGCGGGCGCATTATTGCTGATGATGGTGGCGCCGATGGGTGAAAAGGCCGTCGCAGGTTTTGGCGTCGGGATGCGTTTGGAGCCCTTTGCCATTGTTGTGATTCTGGCGCTGACCTCAACGCTGCCGACGTTTGTGGCGCAAAATCAAGCGGCCAATCAATGGTCGCGTATCTGGCAGGCGCTGAGCCATTCCTATCGTTTTTTATTGCTGTGGCAACTGGCGGTGTGCGCGTTGCTGTGGATATTTGCCCCGTTGCTGGCTGGTCTGTTTTCGTCTGAGGCGGAGGTGCAGCGCCACATCATCGACTTTGTGCGCTGGCTGCCGCTCGGTTACGCCGGCATGGGGGTTGTGCTGTGTGCCAATGCCGCGCTGAACTCACTGCAAAAGACGCAATTATCGATGCTGTTAAACCTGGTGCGCTTGTTTGCTCTGTATTTGCCCGGCGCTTGGCTAGGTATGCACATTGGCCAGCAATGGCAACAGGGCTACGTCGGCATGCTGGCAGGCGCGGCGCTCGGCAATGTGCTGGCAGGCATAGCAATATGGAGCATGACGGTGCGGTTGCAGCAGCGCGGCTCGTTGTCGATTGCCGGGCGCACCCTGACTGCCAAATAAGCCGGCTTATTCCTTTGGCAAGCGCTGCTTTATGCGTCCGGTGAGCCAATCTTTGAGCATCACCCAATCGCCCATAAAGCTCCACAGCGGGTATTGAAACGTTGCGGGTTTGTTGTGCTCAAAGAAAAAATGTCCGATCCAAGCCTGGCCATAACCGGCCAGCAGCGCCAGTGGCAAATAGCCGTATTGGCCACTGCTCAAACACCAGATCATAATGGCAATGGCACTAAGAGTGCCGCTGTAATGCAGTGCACGGCAAACCGGGTTGGCATGCTCAGCCAAATAAAAGGGATAAAACTCGGCAAAGCTTTGAAAACGCTGCTCTGTTGAATTGGACTGGCCCATAACTCGCTCCTTTTTTCTTTTATAGTACGTCATGGGTATCGGTAAGCATTGACTATTCGGGTCAAGGCGGAGGGCTTATCAACAGCGAGCATGAGGCACCACAATGGTCGACCACTGCCGGGCGCTGGGTGATCTGGATGCTGGATCAGGCGCAAGCCATGGGCGTCTCGCGGGCTTGGTTGTGTCAGCAATGTGCCATCGACACCTCTCAGCTTTACCGCGCTGATGCACGCGTCGAGCAACTATGGGTGACACGTTTATGGCAGTGTTTGCAGCAAGCGGTACCGAATGAACCTGTGTCTTTGTATTGCGGTCAGGCCGTCAGTTTGGCGCCGTTGCCGTTATTGCACGATGCCTTGTTTGCCAGCGATTCCTTGGGCGCCGCATTAACTCGCTTACAGCGGGCGCAGCATCTAGTAGCGCAGTCGGTGCGGGTGGAGCTGCAGCCGTGCCCGCTAGGCATGACAATCGACTTTGAAGCGACTCAACCGCTGTCTCAGCACACTTTGGAAGTCGCGCTTGTCGGTTGGCTGCACATTAGTCGTGCCTTGCTAGGACGCATGCCGCGCTTGCTGGCGGTTCAGCTCGGCGCACAGCCCACCGGTTTAATACATTGGCGCTGCTGGTTGCCAGATTTGGTGTTAACAGAGCGCTACCGGTTCACCATCGCTTGGTCGGATTGGCAGCAGCCGCGACGGGGTGGCCATGATCACGCTTGGCCGCTGGTGCAGCAGCAACTGCAGCAATTGCGCCATCATCAATGGGTAGGGTACGTGCGCCATTGTTTGCATCAAATGCTGGCACTGGGCTGTGCGGATCGTCGCTCGGTGGCGTCGGCCTTGCACATCAGTGTCAGCACCCTGCAGCGAAGACTGCGCCAACACGGATTGAGCTTTCAGCAGTTACTGCAGCAGCATCGGCAAACCTGGGCCTGTCGTTGGCTGTTGCAAGGCGTGCCCTTGTCGGACATTGCCCAGCGGCTGGGGTATCAGGATCAAACGGCCTTCCAGCGTGCCTTTCGCCATTGGCTTGGTTGCACGCCGCGGCAATGGCAACAAGGTCAGCTCAATTCACTGGCTGGCTGAGAAACTGCCGCTTGTCGCCTGCGTGGCACAAATTGACTGCTAAGCTGCAACTGTCATCGCCATCAACAACATCGATGGTCACCGAGCTGCTCATCACGAGGTCCGTATGCTCTATCAACTGAATGCTGGCATCACCCGGTTCATGCAGCCTTGGCACGTATGGGCGCGTCAGAGCCGACAATGGTTGTATCAACCTTGGAACCCTTGGAACGCGAGCTGGAGCATGAAAACGCTGCGCGCCTCGGTTGAATTGTTGGAGCGGCTGACCGATTCCTACGATAAGCCCGAGTGGCAGCTGGATCGCGTCACCATCAAGCGTCGCAAGCTGGCGATTGACTATCAAACGGTGGTCGAAAAGCCCTACTGTGATTTGCTGCACTTCAAGCGTGTCGGCTTTGACCAAGCGCAGCCTAAAGTGCTGTTGATTGCGCCATTGTCTGGCCACTACGCCACCTTATTACGCGGCACGGTACGTGAGTTTCTGCCCGACCATGAGGTCTATATCACCGACTGGCGCAATGCTCGTGACGTTCCGGTGGAGCAAGGCGGCTTTCATTTTGACGATTACGTCGATTATCTGATCGAGTTCTTTCGCTACTTAGGGCCAGACGTTCACACCATCGCCGTGTGCCAGCCCTGCGTGCCGGCATTGGTGGCAGCCAGTGTGATGGCGGAACGCGGTTTACCGCTGCCACGCTCGATGGCGTTATTAGGTGGCCCGGTGGATACACGCATCAGCCCAACCGAAGTGAATGACTACGCTTCCGGTAAAGATTTGGATTGGTTTCAGCGTAATGTGATCTGCCAAGTTCCGCACGGCTTTGCTGGCCAGGGGCAGTTGGTATACCCAGGATTTATTCAGCTGTCTGGGTTTATGTCGATGAATCTCGACAACCACCTCAGCAAACACTTTAAGTTCTTTAACGACCTGATTCGCGGCGATGGCGACAGTGCTGAGGCACACCGGGCGTTTTACAACGAATACCTAGCGGTGATGGACATGCCAGCGCATTACTATCTGGAAACTATCCGGCGTGTGTTTTTAGAACATCAACTGCCACGTGGTGTGTTGGTCCATCGAGGTCAAACGGTGGATTTGCAAGCCATTGAAAGCATGGCGCTGATGACCATCGAAGGTGAGCTGGACGATATTACCGGGCGCGGCCAAACCGCGTCGGCGCTGTCGTTATGCGCAAAAGTACCCGTGGCGAAAAAAGAACACTTAGAAGTTGAAGGTGTGGGGCACTACGGCATCTTTAATGGACGGCGTTTTCGTGAAGATGTGGCTCCGCGCATTAAAGCCTTTATGCAGCGCCATCAGAGCTAGCGGCGGTAGACGTGATCGAAGTGACCGTGTCGCTCAACATGCGCTGAATCTGGTTGACCAACTTCACGGCGTTGAGCGGCTTTATGATCACATCGTCCATGCCGGCCGCCAGGCAAGCGCTGCGATCTTCACTCATGCCTCGTGCTGTTAACCCCAAAATAGGCACTCGCGCGTAGTAGTCGTCCATGCGGCGAATCACTTGTGTGGCACGTAAACCATCCATGATGGGCATATGCCAGTCCATCAACACCATATCGAAGCGCTGCTGGCTGCAGCAATCAACGGCTTGCTGGCCATCGCGGGCAACACTGATCGTCAACCCGGCGCGTTGCAGTATCTTGCTGGTTACCAGCAGGTTGGTGTCGTTATCTTCCACCAACAAGACATGTGCATCGATCTTTTCAACAGGCCGTTTAGTCGCCGCCGGTGCTGGCGCATGACCGGGCGTGGCTACTGGATAGCTCAGCACCACTTCAACGGTAGTGCCTTCACCCAATTGGCTGCTGATTTGTATGTGACCGCCTTTCGCTTCCACCAGGTCACGGCAAATCGCCAGCCCCAAACCGTTGCCCGTATGTGTGCGTGTGCTGGAGGCATCGACCTGAGTGAAGGGTTGAAACAATCGCGCTTGCTGTGAGGGATCGATGCCAATGCCATCGTCGACGACTAAAACACGCAGTTGCGCTTGCTGTGCCCGTTGCTTGATCAACTCAATGCGCAGCTGCACCGTGCCGTGAGGAGAAAACTTAATGCCGTTACTGAGCAGGTTGAGCAAAATTTGCTTCAGGCGGTTGGCATCCCCTTGCAGTGTACTGGGCACTGCCTCGGCCACGGTCACCGTGACGTTCACATTGTATTGGCGTCGCATGGGTTCCAGTACGGCACAGGCCTCTTCAGCCAGTGTCGCCGGTGCAAAGGTATCGCGGCGCAAGCGCAGCTGGCCGCTTTCCAGGCGTGCGTATTCGAGAATGTCGTTGGTTTGCTGCGTCATCGCTTCCACGGCACTGGCAATTACGTTGCAGAGTTGTTGCCGCTCATCGCTGTCGTTGCTGTGTTTCAACAGCTCAATGGCACCGCTGATGCCATTTAACGGGGTACGCAGTTCGTGACTCATATTGGCCAGGAAAGCAGTTTTGGCCGCACTGGCAGATTCTGCCTGGCTTTGCGCCAGTTTGAGGCGGGTGATATTGCGTGACACACCAAAAATATGGCCCACGCGGCCATGCTGGTCGAACAGCGGCGACAAAATCGTGCTCCAGTGCTGTTCACGACCGTCGTGGCTGCTGAACGATTCGCTTTCTTCGTATTGCAGCGGCCGCCGCTGATCAACGCATTGCTGATAACGCTGAATCAGCTCTTGGTATAAATCGGCCGGGAACAGGGTTTTGAGCGCCTGACCGCGCGGCAAGTTACCGACCAACTCCATGGTCACTTTTTGCGCGGTGTTGGTATTCACCAGATAAAAGTCATCCTCACCCACTTCCAGAATGAACATGTTATCTGGTGAGTTTGCCCAGATTTCAGCAAATAAATGCTGCTCCAGGCTTCGTCCTTGCGTTTCAGTCATTGGCGTTAAGTTGCTCTATCGGTATGTAATGGGTGAAGCCAATTTTTTTCTTATCTTCTGGGAACTTGTCGAGCACTGCGTTGATGTCCTCAGAAAATAGTTCCACCAGTTTATCCGCATGCGCGACTTTGCTTGGTCCGGCCGTGCCCCACAATGAAATACGTTGTCCTTCTTCGATGGACGCATTGGAAATGGAGCGACGCTTTTCACCGTCGTGTACCAGCATATTGATGCAGTCTGGTGCCAGCGCGTGCAATTTTCCTTGGGTGTTGTTCCAAGCCAGCAGGCTTTCGTTGCGCATGAAAACCCAGAACGTATTGCCGCAATCGCCTTCGATCACGACCTTACCATTATCAAAGCCATCACTGGTATTGCGCGTGAGGCTGGTGATGGTGCCGGTGACAAAGGCGTAGTTGGCAATGCCCATGCCAGTGAGCAACAGGGATAGCTCTTGATCGCTGGGGTTGGTCAGCAGGGCATCACCGACAAGAATGGCTTTCGAAACCGAGTTTTGAACAAGAAAGTTACTGCCTTCAGAGCGAACAAAGGTACCGGGCAAAGGGTACAGCGCCATGCCACCGACCTCGTCATAGGCTGGCTTGGACACTTCCTCACGGGCGGCGGCTTCCAGCTGCTCTGGTGTCATTGGGCCTTTAAAAAAGGCTTTTTCAAAGTGTCCGCAGTCATCACTGTCTGATGCAATGATGGCTGGGCAGCAGGATTGCCCAGAGATATTCAGCAGTGTCTCGCTCAACCTTGGATCCGCTCGCCCGCACGGATCTGAGTCAATGACGCGCAGTTTCTTGCCGGTTTTTTTGTAGATGTAGTCAGCGATATAAAACGGCAACAAGGTGTTCACTGCGCCAATCTCGCCCGGCAGTAGATAGCTCGGAGAGATGGCGAGGTTGTCACTGAGCGCGTTAAACGCGTTGACCGGTGCAGTAAAGCCAATGCCGTCCAGAGCTTTGGCGGGGGAGCCGAGGTCAACCACCATCAAGCTGGCGTCGCCATCGAGCACTTGCTCAGGAGCCACCATAGTAACGTTGTGCTCGATTTTTTTGCGAAATGCTTGTGCCATTGCTTTCGGGCCGCCGCCGCCAGACGCCAAAAAGCAAGTGCCTTCGATCAGAGCGTCCAAATCAGCTGGGGTAACGGATTGAGCGAGAAGATCCTGCGTCATACATCTGTCCTTAGTAATTGGAATGACTGGCGCAGATGATCATAACGAGGAAAGCTGCGGCTGGCGATGGCCGCAGCAAGGTGGTGTTACAAACCAATCACCACGTTGGCCAGCGCCATCGGTACCTGGCCGAGCTGGTACAGCGGTGTCAGCAGCAGAATTTCGGCCACTTTCAGCGCCAGAATGAAAATCAATGGTGACAAATCCAGTCCGCCCATGTCAGGCATTTTGGCCCGTATTGGTGCCATCACCGGCTCCAGCAGCTGATTGATAAGAATCAACGCGGGGTTGTAGGAGTTGGGGGCAATCCAGGAGGCGATGACGACAATCAGCAAGCCCCAGAAATAAATGTTAAACAGCAAGCTCACTAAGCCAATGGTGCCCCACACCAGAATGTTGGCCCACGGCAAACCCAAGCCGAGCATCACGCCGATGGCGCCTATGTACAGGCATTGCACCAACCAAGCCAGCAGCAACGAAGCCACGTCCAAACCAGCAAAACCCGGGACCACACGGCGCAATGGCAGTAATAGCGGGTTGGTCACCTTGACCACAAACTGCGAAATCGGGTTGTAGAAATCGGCGCGCACCAGCTGCAGTAGAAACCGCATCAGCACCACCAGAGCAAACAGGCTTCCAATGGTGTTGACCAACAGCAGGCCAACTTGCATTAACGGGGACATATCCTCTCCTTACTGTTCCGATTGGGCGCCTAACTCAAGGCTCATTTCGGCGGCACGCTGTTGTGCAGCTTGCATGGCTGCGGCGACGATATCGCGTAAGTGTGCAGATTCAAAGGTGGCAATGGCTTGTTGCGTAGTGCCACCGGGCGACGTCACTCGGCGGCGCAGCTCAGCTGGATCGACGTCGGAGCGCTTGGCCATTTCAGCTGCACCGGCGGCGGTTTGCAGCGTTAATTGGGTGGCCGTTTCTAGGCTCATGCCCATCTTTGTCGCCGTTTCGATCATGGCTTCCATCATCAAGAAATAATATGCCGGGCCACTGCCAGATACGGCGATGACGGTATCGATTTCCTGCTCTTGTTGCACCCAGACAGTGATGCCGACGGCGCGCATCAATGAATCGGCCAAGTTGCGCTGGTGCATGTTGGTGTCGTCGCTGGCGAACAAGCCACTGGAGCCATAGTTGACCAGTGACGGCGTATTGGGCATGCAACGTACGATGGCTTTGCAGCCGGTCCATTGCGCCAGTGAGGGCATATCAATGCCGGCAGCAATGGAAATGATCAACGGCTGGCGCTCGCTTAAGGTGGCAAACAACGGCGCCAGCACCTGCTGCATGACTTGTGGTTTTACGGCCAGCATGACGACATCGGCCTGTTCAATCGCCTGCTGGTTGTCGGCGTAGGTGTGTACACCAAACTGCTCACTCAACTGCTGGCGTTGGCTGTCATTTGGGTCGCTGACATGAATCTGCTGGGCACTGTACTCGCCTTGCTGGACTAGGCCACCAATGATGCTGGCGGCCATATTGCCACCGCCAATAAAAGCCACTTGTGTCATTCTGTTTCCTTATGGGTGTTTGCTGCGAGTGTAGGTATCTGGCGATGCGGCGGCAAGGCTAATCCGCCTTACTACGAGCGCCAAAAATATCGGTACCGACGCGCACCTGATGGCTGCCATGTGCAATCGCCAGCTCCAGATCGCCCGACATGCCCATCGATAAGGTATCGGCGCTGGGATGCTGTGGCTGCAGCTGCGCCAGCAGTGTTTGCATGTGATCAAACTGTGTTGCCAGGGCGTCAGCATTGTCGGTCGCTTCCGGTATGCACATTAACCCCCTGAGCGTTAGCCGTGGCAGTTCGGCAATGTGCGCGGCCAACTCGGCGACGTCGGCTGGTGCGACGCCAGATTTCTGCACTTCTTGGCTAATGTTCACCTGCAGCAGCACGTTGAGCGGTGGCAGCGTCTGCGGGCGCTGTTCATTGAGACGCCGAGCCAGCTTGATGCGGTCCAGTGTCTCCAGCCAATGAAAGTGTTCGGCCACGGTTTTGCTTTTATTGCTTTGCAAGTGGCCAATAAAGTGCCACTGAATGTCGTCGAGATCAGCCAGCTGCGAGATTTTGTCCATTGCGTCCTGCAAATAGTTTTCGCCAAAGGCTCGCTGGCCGAGCTGGTAGCAGTCGCGCACCATAGTGGCAGGCTTGGTCTTACTGACCGCCAACAATGCGACTTCTGCGCGTTGCCGACCGGCACTTTGACAGGCGCTGTCTATTCTTTGTTGTACCGCATGATAGCGTTGTTCGAGTGTGGACATTGCTTAGGCTTGGTTTAGGATTGTCAGCAATCAATGATAAAGCGAAGGCGCCGTTCACGCACGGCGCGTAGGAGAGATGATGGATATCACCGAACTGTTGGCGTTTAGTGCTAAGCAAGGCGCGTCTGACTTACACCTGTCGGCGGACTTGCCGCCTATGATCCGGGTGGATGGCGATGTGCGCCGCATCAACTTGCCGGCGTTGGCACACAAAGAAGTCCACTCTTTGGTGTACGAAATCATGAACGACAAACAGCGCAAGGATTTTGAGGAGTTCTTGGAAACCGACTTCTCGTTCGAAGTGCCGGGTGTCGCGCGTTTCCGTGTGAATGCTTTTAACCACAACCGTGGTGCCGGTGCGGTGTTCCGTACCATTCCTTCTAAGGTTTTGACCATGGACCAGCTTGGCATGGGCCAAGTATTTAAAGATTTGTCCAACATTCCGCGTGGCATCGTGCTGGTGACAGGGCCAACCGGTTCGGGTAAATCGACCACTCTGGCGGCCATGGTCGACCACATCAACGAGTCCAAATACGATCACATCCTCACCATTGAGGACCCGATCGAATTCGTACACGAGTCGAAAAAAGCGTTGGTGAACCAACGTGAAGTGCACCGCGATACCTTAGGCTTCAACGAAGCCCTGCGCAGCGCGCTGCGGGAAGACCCGGATGTGATTCTGGTGGGCGAGCTGCGGGACTTGGAAACCATTCGCTTGGCACTGACAGCAGCAGAAACCGGCCACGTGGTGTTTGGCACGCTGCACACCAGTTCGGCGGCAAAAACCATCGACCGTATCGTCGACGTGTTCCCGGCAGAAGAAAAATCCATGGTGCGCTCGATGCTGTCCGAATCTTTGCAGGGAGTTATTGCGCAAA
This window encodes:
- a CDS encoding YggT family protein — its product is MSPLMQVGLLLVNTIGSLFALVVLMRFLLQLVRADFYNPISQFVVKVTNPLLLPLRRVVPGFAGLDVASLLLAWLVQCLYIGAIGVMLGLGLPWANILVWGTIGLVSLLFNIYFWGLLIVVIASWIAPNSYNPALILINQLLEPVMAPIRAKMPDMGGLDLSPLIFILALKVAEILLLTPLYQLGQVPMALANVVIGL
- a CDS encoding YggS family pyridoxal phosphate-dependent enzyme codes for the protein MSTLEQRYHAVQQRIDSACQSAGRQRAEVALLAVSKTKPATMVRDCYQLGQRAFGENYLQDAMDKISQLADLDDIQWHFIGHLQSNKSKTVAEHFHWLETLDRIKLARRLNEQRPQTLPPLNVLLQVNISQEVQKSGVAPADVAELAAHIAELPRLTLRGLMCIPEATDNADALATQFDHMQTLLAQLQPQHPSADTLSMGMSGDLELAIAHGSHQVRVGTDIFGARSKAD
- a CDS encoding type IV pilus twitching motility protein PilT, with translation MDITELLAFSAKQGASDLHLSADLPPMIRVDGDVRRINLPALAHKEVHSLVYEIMNDKQRKDFEEFLETDFSFEVPGVARFRVNAFNHNRGAGAVFRTIPSKVLTMDQLGMGQVFKDLSNIPRGIVLVTGPTGSGKSTTLAAMVDHINESKYDHILTIEDPIEFVHESKKALVNQREVHRDTLGFNEALRSALREDPDVILVGELRDLETIRLALTAAETGHVVFGTLHTSSAAKTIDRIVDVFPAEEKSMVRSMLSESLQGVIAQTLLKKNGGGRVAAHEIMVGTPAIRNLIREDKIAQMYSAIQTGGAYGMQTMDQCLQNLMSKGLISREAAREKAKVPDNF
- the proC gene encoding pyrroline-5-carboxylate reductase, whose protein sequence is MTQVAFIGGGNMAASIIGGLVQQGEYSAQQIHVSDPNDSQRQQLSEQFGVHTYADNQQAIEQADVVMLAVKPQVMQQVLAPLFATLSERQPLIISIAAGIDMPSLAQWTGCKAIVRCMPNTPSLVNYGSSGLFASDDTNMHQRNLADSLMRAVGITVWVQQEQEIDTVIAVSGSGPAYYFLMMEAMIETATKMGMSLETATQLTLQTAAGAAEMAKRSDVDPAELRRRVTSPGGTTQQAIATFESAHLRDIVAAAMQAAQQRAAEMSLELGAQSEQ
- a CDS encoding AraC family transcriptional regulator; protein product: MLDQAQAMGVSRAWLCQQCAIDTSQLYRADARVEQLWVTRLWQCLQQAVPNEPVSLYCGQAVSLAPLPLLHDALFASDSLGAALTRLQRAQHLVAQSVRVELQPCPLGMTIDFEATQPLSQHTLEVALVGWLHISRALLGRMPRLLAVQLGAQPTGLIHWRCWLPDLVLTERYRFTIAWSDWQQPRRGGHDHAWPLVQQQLQQLRHHQWVGYVRHCLHQMLALGCADRRSVASALHISVSTLQRRLRQHGLSFQQLLQQHRQTWACRWLLQGVPLSDIAQRLGYQDQTAFQRAFRHWLGCTPRQWQQGQLNSLAG
- a CDS encoding MATE family efflux transporter → MRQAILEQPVGPVLYQLTRPMVIGILAVFFFNLVDTWFISLLGTDSLAAVGFALPVTLLVMNLAIGLGIAASALIAKAVGADDQRSAQQATSAALLLGLLLGIVIAVLGMLVNDALFLRLGASEALLPEIWSYMQFWWPGAVLMLLMMIQNSALRATGDTRLPSRMMLAAALLNAVLDPLLIFGLGPVPALGVGGAALASALCWLMVIGVIFYRQRRQGLLGLHGLPLQGILALWRRLMVLGIPAMITNMMVPVAGALLLMMVAPMGEKAVAGFGVGMRLEPFAIVVILALTSTLPTFVAQNQAANQWSRIWQALSHSYRFLLLWQLAVCALLWIFAPLLAGLFSSEAEVQRHIIDFVRWLPLGYAGMGVVLCANAALNSLQKTQLSMLLNLVRLFALYLPGAWLGMHIGQQWQQGYVGMLAGAALGNVLAGIAIWSMTVRLQQRGSLSIAGRTLTAK
- a CDS encoding DUF962 domain-containing protein translates to MGQSNSTEQRFQSFAEFYPFYLAEHANPVCRALHYSGTLSAIAIMIWCLSSGQYGYLPLALLAGYGQAWIGHFFFEHNKPATFQYPLWSFMGDWVMLKDWLTGRIKQRLPKE
- a CDS encoding polyhydroxyalkanoate depolymerase; translated protein: MLYQLNAGITRFMQPWHVWARQSRQWLYQPWNPWNASWSMKTLRASVELLERLTDSYDKPEWQLDRVTIKRRKLAIDYQTVVEKPYCDLLHFKRVGFDQAQPKVLLIAPLSGHYATLLRGTVREFLPDHEVYITDWRNARDVPVEQGGFHFDDYVDYLIEFFRYLGPDVHTIAVCQPCVPALVAASVMAERGLPLPRSMALLGGPVDTRISPTEVNDYASGKDLDWFQRNVICQVPHGFAGQGQLVYPGFIQLSGFMSMNLDNHLSKHFKFFNDLIRGDGDSAEAHRAFYNEYLAVMDMPAHYYLETIRRVFLEHQLPRGVLVHRGQTVDLQAIESMALMTIEGELDDITGRGQTASALSLCAKVPVAKKEHLEVEGVGHYGIFNGRRFREDVAPRIKAFMQRHQS
- a CDS encoding DUF917 domain-containing protein, with translation MTQDLLAQSVTPADLDALIEGTCFLASGGGGPKAMAQAFRKKIEHNVTMVAPEQVLDGDASLMVVDLGSPAKALDGIGFTAPVNAFNALSDNLAISPSYLLPGEIGAVNTLLPFYIADYIYKKTGKKLRVIDSDPCGRADPRLSETLLNISGQSCCPAIIASDSDDCGHFEKAFFKGPMTPEQLEAAAREEVSKPAYDEVGGMALYPLPGTFVRSEGSNFLVQNSVSKAILVGDALLTNPSDQELSLLLTGMGIANYAFVTGTITSLTRNTSDGFDNGKVVIEGDCGNTFWVFMRNESLLAWNNTQGKLHALAPDCINMLVHDGEKRRSISNASIEEGQRISLWGTAGPSKVAHADKLVELFSEDINAVLDKFPEDKKKIGFTHYIPIEQLNAND
- a CDS encoding ATP-binding protein, whose protein sequence is MTETQGRSLEQHLFAEIWANSPDNMFILEVGEDDFYLVNTNTAQKVTMELVGNLPRGQALKTLFPADLYQELIQRYQQCVDQRRPLQYEESESFSSHDGREQHWSTILSPLFDQHGRVGHIFGVSRNITRLKLAQSQAESASAAKTAFLANMSHELRTPLNGISGAIELLKHSNDSDERQQLCNVIASAVEAMTQQTNDILEYARLESGQLRLRRDTFAPATLAEEACAVLEPMRRQYNVNVTVTVAEAVPSTLQGDANRLKQILLNLLSNGIKFSPHGTVQLRIELIKQRAQQAQLRVLVVDDGIGIDPSQQARLFQPFTQVDASSTRTHTGNGLGLAICRDLVEAKGGHIQISSQLGEGTTVEVVLSYPVATPGHAPAPAATKRPVEKIDAHVLLVEDNDTNLLVTSKILQRAGLTISVARDGQQAVDCCSQQRFDMVLMDWHMPIMDGLRATQVIRRMDDYYARVPILGLTARGMSEDRSACLAAGMDDVIIKPLNAVKLVNQIQRMLSDTVTSITSTAASSDGAA